The Erpetoichthys calabaricus chromosome 5, fErpCal1.3, whole genome shotgun sequence genome has a segment encoding these proteins:
- the LOC127527744 gene encoding gastrula zinc finger protein XlCGF57.1-like encodes MASVKEGGTDGRLKCIKEEDSKWGTPEDVCVKVEENEERIPIFKEEECKVGIVEVKVEDLEDFSVSLKQQHLETESSLKQEFFEESHSSLQLWLHNTRQLATQQNSLELKSELSEFDVKMNEGNRREGEQQSVGINIQEGHSFSPSSFVQPSLQGRLQHKHDKEKMKKSTRGLESLTTASLQCISFPDSKLRRTEAINSDQQQVCASNQEALHTIPESGKSLKSKSDCNNKSIRAVQKSYACSECGKIFSQRSSLHRHKKIHTGEKPHCCAECGKRFFSNRDLQRHIRIHTGEKPYSCAECGKSFSQNSGLQSHTKIHTGDKPYCCSECGKGFSILGHFRDHLRIHSGEKPFCCTECGKRFTQKSSLRIHVKIHTGDKPHCCSECGKRFFHSSELQRHTQIHTGEKPFCCLECGKRFSDRSTLRQHKQIHTGVKLYVCSECGKGFTISNYLRQHSRIHTGEKPYRCSECGKQFANHGCFWQHKRLHTGEKPFCCSECGKRFSHRRSLNYHVNIHTRAKRNRTEPAEKKNK; translated from the exons ATGGCCTCCGTCAAAGAGGGTGGCACAGATGGAAGACTGAAATGCATTAAAGAGGAGGACAGTAAATGGGGTACACCAGAGGACGTGTGTGTGAAAGTGgaggaaaatgaagaaagaattcCCATTTTTAAAGAGGAGGAGTGCAAGGTGGGGATTGTTGAAGTTAAAGTCGAGGATTTGGAAGATTTCTCCGTTAGTCTTAAACAGCAACACCTTGAAACGGAAAGTAGTTTGAAGCAGGAGTTTTTTGAAGAATCTCATTCCAGTTTACAGCTCTGGCTTCATAACACGAGACAACTGGCTACCCAGCAGAACTCTTTGGAACTGAAGTCTGAATTATCTGAGTTTGACGTTAAGATGAATGAAGGAAACAGGAGAGAAGGAGAACAACAAAGTGTGGGGATAA ATATCCAGGAGGGCCACAGCTTCTCCCCATCTTCATTTGTGCAGCCTTCCCTTCAGGGCAGACTTCAACACAAACATGACAAGGAGAAGATGAAGAAATCAACAAGAGGATTGGAGAGTTTGACTACAGCATCTTTGCAGTGCATTTCTTTTCCTGATTCCAAACTAAGACGGACTGAAGCTATCAACAGTGATCAACAACAAGTATGTGCTTCAAATCAAGAGGCCTTACACACCATTCCAGAAAGTGGAAAAAGTTTGAAAAGCAAATCTGATTGTAATAATAAGTCGATCCGTGCAGTTCAGAAGTCATatgcctgttctgaatgtggaaaaataTTTTCACAGAGGAGCAGTCTACACAGACATAAAAAAATCCATACTGGAGAAAAACCCCACTGCTGTGCAgagtgtggcaaacgattttTCAGTAACCGTGATCTCCAGCGGCATATCCGcattcatactggagaaaagccatacagCTGTGCTGAATGCGGCAAAAGCTTTTCCCAAAACAGCGGTCTTCAGAGTCATAcaaaaattcacactggagataaaccttactgctgttctgaatgtggtaaaggatTCTCAATTTTAGGTCATTTCCGTGACCACTTAAGAATTCACAGTGGAGAGAAGCCTTTTTGTTGTACTGAATGCGGAAAACGGTTCACACAAAAAAGCAGCCTACGGATTCATGtcaaaattcacactggagataAACCTCActgttgttcagaatgtggcaaaagattcttTCATAGTAGTGAACTTCAGAGGCACACacaaattcacacaggagagaagccattttgctgtttGGAATGCGGCAAACGATTCTCTGACAGAAGCACTCTTCGCCAGCATAAACAAATTCATACAGGAGTGAAGCTTTAtgtgtgttctgaatgtggtaaaggatTCACTATCAGTAACTACCTTAGGCAGCACTCACGGattcatacaggagagaagccatatcgctgttctgaatgtggcaaacagttcgcTAACCATGGATGTTTTTGGCAGCATAAGCGtcttcacactggagagaagccgttttgctgttctgaatgtggtaaacgattttCACACCGAAGAAGCCTTAACTACCACGTAAATATTCACACTAGAGCGAAAAGAAACCGAACTGAGCCagctgaaaaaaagaacaaatga